Proteins encoded in a region of the Streptomyces sp. NBC_01298 genome:
- a CDS encoding glycoside hydrolase family 13 protein has translation MTHELTASRLASASSNATASGGWWRDAVIYQVYVRSFADSDGDGVGDLRGVREHLPHLARLGVDAVWLTPFYVSPQADGGYDVADYRAVDPLFGDLADADDLIRAAHALGLRVIVDVVPNHTSEQHVWFRAALAGEPGARERYHFRPGRGPAGELPPNDWESVFGGPAWTRTPDGAWYLHLFAPEQPDLNWENPEVAEEFSAVLRFWLDLGVDGFRVDVAHGMVKAPGMPDIGRGAQATLIGTEPLPFFDQDGVHEIHRSWRRLLDSYEVPRIGVAEAWAPTSERLALYVRPDELHQAFNFRFLECPWDTGALRTVIDESLAATAAVGAPTTWVLSNHDVVRHRTRYGSLARARAAALLMLALPGSAYVYQGEELGLPEVSDLPDSARRDPAFARSAGQDGLRDGCRVPIPWSGEEPPYDFGPAGSWLPQPAGWGGLSVAAQTGDPHSTLELYRAALELRRAMPGLGAAEAGVTGDEPGMRWLPAPEGVLLFTRPGFACTLNTRPVPLEMPSPGRPVLSSAPVETDGRTVRLPPDSCTWWSW, from the coding sequence GGTGGCGCGATGCCGTCATCTACCAGGTGTACGTGCGCTCCTTCGCCGACAGCGACGGCGACGGCGTCGGGGACCTGCGCGGGGTCCGCGAGCACCTGCCCCACCTGGCCCGGCTCGGGGTCGACGCGGTGTGGCTGACCCCCTTCTACGTCTCCCCGCAGGCGGACGGCGGCTACGACGTCGCCGACTACCGGGCCGTCGACCCCCTCTTCGGGGACCTCGCCGACGCCGACGACCTCATCCGGGCCGCGCACGCCCTGGGGCTTCGGGTGATCGTGGACGTGGTCCCGAACCACACCTCCGAACAGCACGTCTGGTTCCGGGCGGCGCTGGCCGGGGAGCCCGGGGCCCGCGAGCGCTACCACTTCCGCCCCGGCCGGGGACCCGCCGGGGAGCTCCCGCCCAACGACTGGGAATCGGTCTTCGGCGGCCCCGCCTGGACCCGGACCCCGGACGGCGCCTGGTACCTGCACCTCTTCGCCCCCGAGCAGCCCGACCTGAACTGGGAGAACCCCGAGGTCGCCGAGGAGTTCTCCGCCGTCCTGCGGTTCTGGCTCGACCTCGGCGTCGACGGGTTCCGGGTGGACGTGGCCCACGGCATGGTCAAGGCCCCGGGCATGCCGGACATCGGCCGCGGAGCGCAGGCCACCTTGATCGGCACCGAGCCGCTCCCCTTCTTCGACCAGGACGGCGTCCACGAGATCCACCGCTCCTGGCGGCGGCTGCTCGATTCCTACGAGGTCCCGCGCATCGGCGTCGCCGAGGCCTGGGCGCCCACCTCCGAGCGGCTCGCGCTGTACGTCCGCCCCGACGAACTGCACCAGGCCTTCAACTTCCGCTTCCTGGAATGCCCGTGGGACACCGGCGCGCTGCGCACCGTCATCGACGAGTCCCTGGCCGCCACCGCCGCCGTCGGCGCCCCGACCACCTGGGTGCTGTCCAACCACGACGTCGTGCGCCACCGCACTCGCTACGGCAGCCTGGCCCGGGCGCGGGCGGCCGCGCTGCTGATGCTGGCCCTGCCCGGATCGGCGTACGTCTACCAGGGCGAGGAGCTCGGCCTGCCCGAGGTGAGCGACCTCCCGGACTCCGCCCGCCGGGACCCGGCCTTCGCCCGGAGCGCCGGGCAGGACGGGCTGCGCGACGGCTGCCGGGTGCCGATCCCGTGGTCCGGCGAGGAGCCCCCGTACGATTTCGGGCCGGCCGGGAGCTGGCTCCCGCAGCCGGCGGGCTGGGGCGGGCTCAGCGTCGCCGCGCAGACCGGCGACCCCCACTCCACCCTGGAGCTCTACCGGGCCGCCCTGGAACTGCGCCGCGCGATGCCGGGCCTCGGGGCGGCGGAGGCCGGGGTCACCGGGGACGAGCCCGGAATGCGGTGGCTGCCCGCGCCCGAGGGGGTGCTGCTCTTCACCCGCCCCGGCTTCGCGTGCACGCTCAACACCCGCCCGGTCCCGCTCGAAATGCCCTCGCCCGGACGCCCCGTCCTGTCCAGCGCCCCGGTGGAGACGGACGGCCGTACCGTCCGGCTTCCCCCGGATTCGTGCACGTGGTGGTCATGGTGA